Sequence from the Equus quagga isolate Etosha38 chromosome 15, UCLA_HA_Equagga_1.0, whole genome shotgun sequence genome:
ATTTCGACCAGCCCTTCTCATGCTTTAATATGCGCAGGAATCACCGGGGATCCTGTTCAAATGCAGATTTGGGTCCAGCAGGTGGGCCCGAGGGGCTGCGTTTCTAACCAGCTCTCAGGCGAAGCAGATGTTGTTGGTCTGGGGATCCCAGTCTAAGTAGCAATGGTGTGGAGGACAGGTTCTGGGGCCAGACTGTCGGCTTCCCAATCCTAGCTCTGCCGCAGACTAACTGCATGATTGTCACAGTGACTGTGCTTCGGTTTCCTCGTCTGCAAAATAAGCAGAATACCTAACTCATAGAGTTTCCGCGAGGATTTAATCAGTTATTACACAGTAAACGCTTAGAACAGTGTTCACTAAAAACTAGTTATTATTTATCCCCTAGAGCAAGCAGCGGGTGAAGCAGGGTttgacgaatgaatgaataacctTTGGAGAAAGGTTCTTTCCTAGGCaaggaaaagcagagaagcaAAATGGGAGGGCTCTTTCGGTGGGGAAGAGGCCCACCTCCAAGACGGTGCTCGCCACTGGGTGGTCAGAAGGGCCCGGAGCGCCCGGAAGCCGGCCGGCCCGCGCCGCGCGGACCAATGCGGCggcggggagggcgggggagcGCCCGCCAGCCCTTTCCGTCCGGGCGCCGGCAGCCCCGCCCCTCGGGACGTTGCGCCGCTCAGCCTTCCAGTCTTGCTACATCCTCGCGAGGGGCGGGGCGCCTGTCAGGGAAGCGGCGCGCGCGCCGGCGCGGGCGGGCTGGGGCTCGGCCGCGCAGTGCCAGCGCCAGCGCCAGACCCGCGCCCCGCGCTCTCCGGCCCGCCGCCTGCGTTCTGGCTCGCGAGCCCGCACTCCCGCCCTGCCTGTGCGCTGCCCGAGGATGGAGCTGTTGTGCTGCGAGGGCACCCGGCACGCGCCCCGGGCCGGGCCGGACCCGCGACTGCTGGGGGACCAGCGTGTCCTGCAGAGCTTGCTCCGCCTGGAGGAGCGCTACGTGCCCCGCGCCTCCTACTTCCAGTGCGTGCAGAGGGAGATCAAGCCGCACATGCGGAAGATGCTGGCGTACTGGATGCTGGAGGTATGGCCGGGACGGGtctcccctcccccgccgcccCTGCGTCCCGGGCTCCGGACATCCCGGGGCCGCCCTATAGGGACATCCTGGTCCCAACAACAATCAGCAAgatgcttcggtggcccagatcCCCAGGCGTGGCCTTTCACTCGGGCATCCTCGCCGGCTGCCTTTCTGTgcccttttcccttccccaacCCTGACTCGGACTGCCAGTCGTTTGGCACCCTAACCAACCCTCTCTTCGGGCCAGGAAAGCGGGACAAGGGCCACCCTCTTCTCTCCGGCTTCTCTTAGCGTCTCCTACTTCCCTCCCCCGCCCGGTCTTCTCTGGAGCGCGCGCCTGGAAAACCCTGGGCtcggccgcccccgccccggaGCCGGTTCCTGTGTCTGTCGCGGGGTTCTGGCGGGGAAGGCGGTGGGGGTGGCGCGCTCGCTGTTCCGGCCGTCAGGGAAATGAAAAGTGCGGGAGGCAGCGGCAGgagtctcctcccttccctttgggTGTGTGCAgtgggtggtggtgagggggGTAAGGTCTCAGGTCTCTGGCTACCATGGGTGACTCTTCCGTTACCAACCCCCCCACACTGCTATGGGGGAGGGGAGTCTCAGTTTGGAATCCTTATTAAGGAAGGGAGCCTCTGGCGTCCCCCACCCtccaggggagggggaaggaggcaaCGCGGAGGAAGGGGGGGGCGTCACCTTGGGGAGGGCGCATCCTCCTCCGTATTAGTCCTTGACGTTGTGAGTACACTTAtccccctcccctttttgctCCCCATTCCATCTCCCTtcagcgccccccacccccgctttaGTGCTGCTGCGATTCCCACGCCCCTGCTCCAGAAGTGACTGTGCGCCCTCCCCACCAGGTATGTGAGGAGCAGCGCTGTGAGGAAGAAGTCTTCCCCCTGGCCATGAACTACCTGGATCGCTACCTGTCCTGCGTCCCCACCCGCAAGGCGCAGTTGCAGCTCCTGGGTGCGGTCTGCATGCTGCTGGCCTCCAAGCTGCGCGAGACTACACCCCTGACCATCGAAAAACTGTGCATCTACACCGACCACTCAGTCTCTCCCCGCCAGCTGCGGGTGCGTGCctaactccccccacccccaacacctgCTGCTTCCTCACTTACCGGGAAAAGGAAAGCTAAGATCTCAGAGGCTTTCTGCCCTCTGGGGAAGGAGCATGGCTAGCAGAGGTTGTGTTTTTGGACAAAAGATGGGGCAGTGTGGTGTGATGGTCAGGGTAGCCCCAGCCTGGCTTGAGCTCCTGGCAGGAACTAAATCCCCTTCTCCTGACCTCCAGGGGGTGCCACTCCTTCCTGGTCTTTTCCCCAGATCCCAACAAGTCCAACTGCATGTCTACACTCACTAGTACTTTGCCTCTGGGTTTACACAGCCACCATGAGTTATTTATTGGCAGCAGCAGGACATGCCTGTACACCCCCACTGGAGTGGGGGAGTGGAATGTGCCTcatgtgggggaggggggctgccTTGGTTGAGTCTTTATCCCAGTGTGGACTTTGTGATTGAAAAGCCGCCCAGAGCAGATTAAAGCCAGGCCCTGATTGCTCTAAGGAACGGCCAAGGAGTTTCATcccaccttctttccttccccttatATCCCAGAAGAGACAGCTCCTTCCTAATCCTCCATTCCCTGTCCTCATTCGGAGGAACTTGAGCAGCTGCTCCAGGCCTGGTGGAAccatctctccctttcccccttaGCCAAAGGCTGGAGCTGAGGGACAGACAGGGAGCTGAGCTGCAGCTGCTTCGGATGTGATAATGATGCCCCCTCCCCTGACCCGCCCTCTCTGACCAAGGTCTTTCATAACCCTGTGGGGAGCTGCTGTCACTCCTGTGGTTTGGGAAGTGGCTCCCTGGGCCTCTTGCTGGGAACTTGGGCTGGGCTCTTCCCGGGGCAGGAGAGCCCCTGGTTCTCTTCCCCCCCTGAGCCTGGAGAAGAGGTGGGGGCGCAGCTTGGATCTGGAAGAGGTTATTTAGGGCACGCAGATCATCTCCAGGGGAGGCCTGGGGGAGAGGGTGGGTGAGCTGGCACCTTCCCCCACCTTGCTCTCCGTCTGTCCGCCAAGTCTTCTCCTGACCCTGAGAGGAGTCTCTGGGCCCCATCTCCCGGGGAGGAGGGCAGCATGCAGGCTGCTGTGATTGGCTGGCCAGGAAGCCAGGGTACTGGGGCCCCCGACTGCTGCTTGTCGAGGAACAGGATTCCTCTTCCTGCCAAGTAGCTCTCAGAGATGGGAGTAGGAGGCCAGAGTTGGGAATCTGGGAGGCCCCACAGTTCTTTGTGATGAATCTGGTAGTTTTTGGCAAGTCTGAAGGTGGAGCTGGTTTCAAGGGCCGGTGAGCAAGATATTTCTAGAGGGGTTTGGCCTGGAAGGTAGAAGGGGACTTCCTTTTTGTGAAAAGATTGGGATGGTATGTGTGCCTTTGTGTGACGGGAGTTCTTTAGAACAGGCAAAAAGTACTCTTCCcccactctctctgcctgagCTGGGGGTGGAGCGTGCAGATGACTTCCTAGAAGGTCAGAGttggaagggacctcagagaacTGCAGTCAGTCCAAATCCTCGCGCAGCAGGGAAGGTtgaggcccagaggagagaaGGGTCCTGCCTCAGCATCGCTGAAGCAGATGAGGGGAATGTGGGTCTTCTAGGTAGCCCAGGTGGCCTTAAAGGCTAGGATGTGAGGGGAGCTGCCAGCCACTGCAGCTAATGGCTCCCACAGGTATGTTCTCCACCACTCGAGGGCTGAGATTCTCCGAGGTTGCCTGGACCCAGGGTGAGGTGGCCACCTTCCCTTACACAGGACCCCGTGCCTCCCCACAGGGAGAGCCTACTCTAAGTTGCCGTCTAGATGTTTCCTTGGAGACTAGCTGCTTTCTGTTTACTTTTGACTTAGGAGTCTGGCCACTGGGACAAGCATGGGAAGAAAATGCCAGCTTCTCTGCCCAGCTTCTGGCTCTGACCAGGCTATTTTCTGTGGGGCTCTGAGAGACCCTTGGGGCTGATTTGGGAGGATGACACCTAGGCTAGGGCCAGGAGACGGACGGCTGTGGCTGGGGGCCTGGAAGAGGTTGGGTGGGGTTGCCATTTCTGCCTCAGTAAGGAGTCAAACCCATGAGTTCCTTCCTGAGATAAAACAGTGAAGAAATCCTCATGTGTGCAACTCAGAAATGGGGCCAGAGCTGGGAACCCCAGATgagtggagtggggtggggctcACAGCCTCCCTCTCGCATCTGGCAGTGGTATGTAGGCTTGGGCAGGTGGGGATAGGGCTTGGTCCCTCAGGGATCACCTGGACCCATCCTGTCTGGGGTGGCCTCCACTTCACTTCCTGAGACTCAAATGGCACTAGGGTTCCAGCTGAAGGGGTGGAGTAGGGTGCTATACCTCAGGACCCACCCCTGATGTCCCACCAAGGGGATGTGGGTTGGGTTGGGCAACCTTCCCTTTGAGGAACCTCAGGGGAGCTCAGTGGCTGTGTCACAGGATGCCTCATGCTCACTCGGTTTCTTTTAAGATGTGTGGACTTGGCTGGGAGGCAGAATTAGGGGAGGGGCTAGTGCTGATCTCCTCTTTCACAAATCCTTGGGATCATGGAGAATCATTCTGCTTCACCCCAGAAGAGACTCAAGTTCATGGTGATGCTGGTGGTATCTGCTGCTGTAGTCTTTTCTTTCATCCCTGGCTGGAGAAGTGCTCAGAGCCCTGTACAAAGTCAGGAGGAGGTCTGGATTTCTGGCCCCTCGAAAGATAACCAAATAGGATTAAAGAGACAATTGATGTAAAGCATGTGGTTTGGCACCTAGTAAATGATCAGTAGATGCTCAGAGCAAATGTCCCCAGCCGTTCCCTGCCACAGTGCCAGTCCCTAAATCCAGAAACAGAACTGGGGTCTTGACCTTCAAGTTTGATGGGCTTCCTTCCCCGTGAAACTTCTGCTTTActgcctccccttcccttcttcaGCCACTGACCCTACCCTCTTCCCCAACCTTCAGGACTGGGAGGTGCTGGTCCTGGGGAAACTCAAGTGGGACCTGGCTGCTGTGATTGCCCATGATTTCCTGGCCCTGATTCTGCACCGGCTCTCTCTGCCCCGTGACCGACAGGCCTTGGTCAAAAAGCACGCCCAGACCTTTTTGGCCCTCTGTGCTACAGGTAAGAGCCCTACACACATTTTTTGCAATGTCAGGAAAATCAGAAGACTTGTTAGGGTGAGAGCTAACTTCTGGTTTATACTCCTCTCaaaatttatttgtgaaaatgtTATCCCTTCTGAGCAGAAAGCAGCAGAACATAATCAGAGCTGGATGGGATCTTAGAGATCCCCAGAATGTAGGCGAGGACACTGAGGGCTTAGAGAGAAGTGACCTGCCCAGGGTCTCACAGTGATGAAACTGGAAGCAGAATCCAGGTCTCTTGACCCTATTTTGTCTCCACCCCAGGGAGACCTGTTCACTCCCTGGTCCCTGGCCAGGATCACCTAGAGACCACCCTGGACCTGACCTGTGGAAGTTTCCTACTCACCCAAATCCTCTCTAGAAGAGGCActttcctgcctttctcccttGCCTCTTAGACTACTCACTGCTGGGGTTTCCCCAGTATGCCCCCTGCTCTATTCATGCTGCCTCACACTTTCTGAGGAATAGGAAGTTTGTGCAGGCTGTCATCCTTGGAAGTCCTCCTTGCCTCATGGTTCCCTCTCCCTTTCCAAGATTACACCTTTGCCATGTACCCGCCATCCATGATTGCCACAGGCAGCATTGGGGCTGCAGTGCAAGGCCTGGGCGCATGCTCCACATCCGGGGACGAGCTCACGGAGCTGCTGGCGGGGATCACAGGCACTGAAGTGGTGAGTGCTGGGCAGCTGGGAAGCAACCTGTCAGTTCCTGGAGCAGCGCTATTCCCTGAGGCTCCAGCAGAGGGAGGTGTCCATCCCCGCCTGGTCCCGAGTCCTGGTTTCACGGGCCCCACCCTTGGGGCTTCTGTGGCCGTTTATCTCCTCCCTTGGTCTGGAGAAGAGCAAGTGGCTTGGGTGGGTTGAAGGGCACTGTCCCTGGGTGCCCTTTTCTTGCCAAATGATGTGCCGGAGTAGGGGTAGGGGTTTGCTGTCAGACACAGGGCTGCTCTCACACCCTCTTGCCACATCCTCTTGCCAGTTTCTGAGAATTGAAGGCTGATtcctggggctgggctgtggcCTAACCTCCCGACTTCCCTGTGTGCCGTGAGGTGTCCTTTCCCCTATACCTGCTGCCAGATGCtatggggggtgggtggggggggaaGGAAGTGGAACTTTAGTTCCAAAGGGGACCTTCCTCTATTCTACCCAACAGCCCCTCCTCACTGTTCCCCCTTGTTCCCAGGACTGCCTGCGGGCCTGTCAGGAGCAGATTGAAGCTGCGCTCAGGGAGAGCCTCAGGGAAGCTGCCCagacctcccccagcccagcgccCAAAGCCCCCAGGGGCTCCAGCAGCCAGGGACCCAGCCAGACTAGCACTCCCACAGATGTCACAGCCATCCACCTGTAGCCCCGGAGAGGCCCCCTCGAGTGGCCACCGACAGCAGAGGAGGGGACACTGCCATCCCCCCTCCTGCCTGCAGAATGAACCACAGGCCACATCTGAAGCCCGAGGGGGCTCCTTCCTATCCGCCCCTTGCAAAGCCGAAGGGGTCTGGCCCTACCTATCCCTGCAGTGTGCACTAAGGGGCCTGGCCTACTGTGTCTGCGCAGCTAGTCAGGCTCCTCCTCCCCGCGTCTAGCCAGCTCAGCTCCTCCCCTGATTCTAGCCGGGGTGGGCCAGGCTGGTCAGAGACAAACTGAAGTAGGTAAGATACATGTGTAAGCATTCCTTTCTGAGGCCCCCTTAGCTCTGGGGCTCTCATGTTCTCAACTGCCAAAATGCACCAGTGCCTTCTAGTTATTGCATTTGGATTGGGGTCTTTCTGAAGAAATTTCAGATGTTCTGATAGACCGTGTGAGGGGAAACAGTCTAGACGGCTCCTCTCAACACACTCTGGAGGCTCTGCATAATCCGTCTTCACAGCTGCTCCTagagggaggggcccaggcctcTGTCCGGGGCAAGAACCAACCAATtcctctttgctttgctttccgCTCAGCTTCTCTTGTGTGATTGAGGGGGGTCAGTGCTGAAGGAAGaggttgttttaatttattaattgctTTGAGTACAACTGTAAGAGGGCATGGTGGGGCCTGTCTACCCCATGAGTGGTGGTAACCCTGGTGGTTGCTGCAtccctcccctctgctgctgCTAGAGGATCTTTGTGGCCGAGGAGCTGCtacagcctggggtggggccatgccctcctctccctttggCCCTCTGCTCCATCCTGGGAGGGGGATGAAACAGGGATGACCTGGAGGCGACCGAGACCCCTGTCTGGAGAGGGAGGCAAGCCCTGTTGACACAGGTCTTTCCTAAGGCCACAAGGTCCAGGCTAGTGGCCCAGGACCATCATGCTACCTTAATAAAGATTCTGGAATAAAACTGGCTTTGGCTTCTTGGATTGGATGGTGATGTGGGTAAAGCCTATTTCTAGACTGCATGAGGTAAAGAGGGCGGAGATCAAAGGTCTCCAGCAGGGTCACTGAGccttttctgtgaagggccagagagtaaatattttcagcttcgtgggccatatggtctctgcccCAGATATAGTTAGTTTTGCTTTACAATGTGACGTACACGTTCCTAAAAATCACTGCACCATGCGAAATTGCACAATAAAACCACAGGGCTTATGGGAAAAAATGGGGCTTAAGGCGTAACACTCAAAAAACTTAAATGagtgtcacattttttttttcataaagaaaaaaaggataacataagtttttataaattaaatggtTAAGAAACACACAAATACAATAAATAGATATGGCCTTTGTGGACGTGGAGGTCGGAAGGATGTGGAAGGCCAGCTGCAACACCAGATGTGGGTGTGGCTCCCAAACCACAAGGTGAACTGAGGGGGTGGTACGCGTTCAAGGTAGGGCAGTGCGTGTGTTATCTGGCTTGCTTCAGCTGGGTACAGTTTTCTGCTTTCACCTAGATTTCCTCAGGGACAAAAGTGCACCTAAACAAATGTGAAATCTGCTTTGTGATCAAATTCTTCCCAAATATATAAATTCGGTTAGAACGAACTCACATTTTCAAAAGCAACTACAAGGGTTACAGCAGAATGGTACCCTACTCTGCTGttgcagcatgaaagcagccacagaaaacatGTAAACGGATGGCCGTGCGTGTGTCCCAACAAAATCTGATTTATGgacactggaatttgaatttcatggaACTTTCACCTATCACAAAAGACTGTTCTTTGCATTTTccccccaaccatttaaaaatgtaaaatcattcttagctcatgggccatAAGAGAAAGAGCATAtgaccatagtttgccaacccctggtctaaAGCTCTCACTGGCCAAGGAAGTTAGAAAGGGAACCTGTCTGGTGGTAACCGCTGGATGTAATCATGCCCGGGCCCAACCTTATTCTCTGACCTTTCTTGCCTCTACCTCCACTTTCCTCCAGAGGCTTTCTCCTGTAGCTCTTCCATCCACAGCTGAGATAAGACCATCTTTAGAACAACCTTCTGGTTGCTGGCCATCTCCAAAAGTAGCCCATGCCAGGGGAAGGCAGAGGATGTGTCCCCTAGGGGCTGACAGGGTGGGTCCAGCCTAGAGAAACAAACCTGTAGAATAAGGGGGTGTCCTGTGTAAACTGGGCAAGGATCCACTCCTAAACAGGAACAGGGAAGAGGAATCCCCACCTCCAGCtaaagaaggaaggcagaaagaTCTCCATTGAGCACATCAGAACACAGAAGTTCAATAAATACCTGCCTTCATTTTTATCCATATCCCAGTGACTTGACACAGCGGCCTGAGAGAAAGTACTTATTCCAAGCCTCAGCCAGGGACTGAGAATGCTGGGGTGAGGAAGCTCAAGTCAGGCCCCAGAACTGAGCAGGAACAAAGCCCCAGAATCGAAGGAGCCAGCTAGGCCCTCAGTCCTCCCTATCCAGTGCTGGAGAGTCAGATGCCTGTGACCTCTCACTGTCCTGATCTGGGTCTTCAGCTGTAAAGGCTCAGTGTCACCTTTAGTCACCAACAGGGATCCTGGTGTCCTCCCACATCCCTTGGACCAGGATGACTGTTTCCTCACTCCATGGTGACAGGAACATCTTCCACATCTCGGGGGACTGCGCTCTGAAGCTCACGCCTGATCTCAGGGGACAGTTGTGGATGGGGCTGCAGCCGGAGCAGTTCCAGGAGGGCCTCCTTCTGTTCTGTGGCCAGGTCTGCCTTGTAGCGCTGGACCAAAGTCAGAAGGCACTGGTGCCAGAGCACAGGCAGCTCGCGCTTCTCAGTCCGGAACCCCAGGAAGTGGAAGACCAGGGCGTCCAGCACCCGGTAGGGCAGCGCGTACTTCTTATCCAGCAGCAGTCGCAGGAAGATGCTGTTGGCACCGCTGTATTCCATCTCGGCGATTTTCAGCATGGCCGCGCTGGTGGGCAAGGGAGGTGGGTTTGGGTCAGTGCTCCCTCCCTGtgccttttccctcttctcttcctcctctgctggcCCTTACACTGTGGAATTCCAAGGAGGCCATCTCAGGCCTCCTTCTCACCTACCACTTTTTATACTCCCTCGATGCCAGTTACGATCTCCATGCTGATTCATCCCACATCCCAACCTCTGGCTCAGACTGTCTGTCTCAGGACCTGACTAGAATATGTCCAGATGTCTCGAGATCTCCACCCCTAACctattccttttcttcccatgttccctgttcattcactcaacaatttactgagcacctaccgcGTGCCAGGCACTGGCATCCTGTCCTTGCGGAATTTACCATCTAGTGCAGTAATGATACCCACTGGCTTCAACAAGCCATAAACCCAGGGCTATTCTTGGCAACTTCCTCATTGCCCCCCACAACCCCCGAGGTCCTGGCAGTTCTACTTTGTGGATATCCACTGCCAGCTGTTCTCTGCTTCTACCGACACTACCTGGAGTGCAGGACAGGGATGGAGCATTTGGTGATGATGCTCCCCACGATGATGGCTTCCCGGAGGGTACAGGTGCCTGACTCACACAGTGGGATCAGGATCCCTGGGGAGGGTCAGAGGGGAGGTCACTTTGAGCCCAGGGTGAGAGAAAGGAGGTACAGCAGGAAGCACCCCCCCACGTACCCCCAAGACAGCCATCGCACAAGCCAGGCTTGCTGCTCTCACCTGCAGGAGCTCCAGTCCCTCCCTTTCTGAACTGCCTCCTGGGCTCCCACCTTTAAACCAGGCTCCAGGCTTGAACAGGGCCTTCTTGAGTGCCATGTAGAGGTGGAAGTTGAGTCGTTTGTACTCAGCGATGTCATCTCGTACCCGGGGGAGGAGCACAAGGTTGTAGAAGCGCTGGGCCATCCGTTCCTTCAGGTTAGAGGCAAAAATCCTAGTtttgcagggaggggaagggggagagatcCCAGGTCACCTGATAGTCTGGAGCTGGCCCTTTAAATATCACTGTGGACAGTGCATGCAAGAGATTTGAGGGGTGTGTGGGAGTGAGTGAGCTGTGTGCACACAATACCCAAGTCAGATTAGAGAGAGAACAGGAGGGGACTCTCAGATGCACCCAAGCAGGGTGAATGCTGTCTGTCTTTGGAAGAGCCACAGCTCTCCCAACTGATGGCTACTCAGCTCtccaccttcctctccccagcaTGGGTCCTCTCTACCCTGCTGTCACACGGGACCTGAGTACGCCAGGGAAGCTACAGACTTCTGAGGCCACTCTGACACATCAGGGTTGTACCCTGGTAGTTAGAAGCTCTCTCCTAGAAACTCATCACAGGAGATTCTCAACAGGGTCTTGACCCTGAAACATTTAACAGGAAAAGCTGAGAAATCAAGGATAGAAAGAAGCACAAAAGAGGGCTCTGGGGCAAAGCTAAAATGTAACGACAAAGGCAGGGAAAGCCTGCATGCCCCACGCCCAGCCCTCACCCGCAGACCAAGGGAACCCTAACCCCCATCCATGCTACCTTGTGGCTTGGTACATGGCCGCTGCAGTCCAGGCCTCCGGCTCTGTGACATAGAGGATTTGCTCCCAGTTGGAGAGCGCAGGGATGATCTTAAATGCCTTGGGCAGTTTACCACTGCGGTACTTAGATAACACCTGGGGATGAGGGAGTAAAATCATTGTCGTTAACATATATACAGCTTGCCGCGTGCCAGTGCCAGGTATTTGTCCAGGTGCTTTCCATATATTAACTCGctcaatcctcacaataacctatAAGGAGGCGTTCTCATcatccccatttcccagatgagggaaactgagcccagagagttaagtaacttacccaaggctGCCAAATCACGCTGGAAGAGCAGGAATCTGAACCCATGCGCTTGGACTCTTAAGTCTGATCTCTGCATTATTTGTCTGAGAGATGTGGGCACCCAACGCCTTAGGTGGGAGCCCACAGCCCCTGCGAGGGTACTGGATGATGGCTTTCCTCTCAGCTCTTACCTCCCGGACCCCTCTGTAGACCTCCAGGACCCGGGGGTCCAGCTGGGGCATAGGGAAGCCCGACACCTCTGACATGACCGTCTCAACTTCCGTTTGCTTCTCCGTCAGCTTCTCCATGATGATGTCGGCCAGGGTGCGCCTAAGTgtaggggagggaagaaggtggGAGTGCTGTGGTCACAGTGCAGGAAGCGCCAGACTCCCCACATGGTCCCTGTGAGCTCCAATAAACCTGTGATTTTGCTGGGGTGGAGGAAGCCTCAGTCCCCCTCTGGGCCCACCCACTACAGAACTGCTGCAGAGCGCAAAGGGCCTGAAAGTCATTTAACTTAGGACAAAGCTGACAGTCGTGTGGAGGTTAAGAACCCGGACCCTGAAGTCAGTCTgcttgggttcaagtcctggctctaccactccctgcatgaccttgggcatgcTAGTTtgcctctctatgcctcagtttcctcatctgtaaaatagggataatgacaGTACCGACCTCAAAAAGTTAacgtaaagattaaatgagttaatgcacgTATGTCACTTGGAACTATCAGTACACAGCATATATGTAATAAGTGCTGCCTATTTCAAACACATCCATCATATGCTGGCAATATGCTGAGGACTCTCTAATTGCAAGATCCTGGCCTGACCTCTCTAGAGAGTCAAACACATCTCAATCACACACCAAGATTTCAAGTAGCTGGGATCATTATGGAGAGGTGATAGCACatattttcccctattttaatttattaaaatttatggaAATATGTCTAAGatcaatatttttctcagtttccttaaaCAGAATAATCCAACATAATCTCACCGTGATGATTCAGAATTAGCAGTATGCTGGGCTTTGGTATAATAATGGTGTCTTCAGAGGCTGTTGAAGTCTATTTAAAACGGCCCCTGTTTTCTGAGGTCCTTCTCAATGCCAGGTCGCGAGTGCAGGGCTTTCCGGAGGATGCCTCAGGTAGTCCGTACAACACCTATACGAGGGATTACTATTCCCCTTTTTCAGACATGGAACTGATACTCAGAGACGTTGATAACTCACCCAAGGTCTCAGAGCTTTCAAGTCGGGGGACGAGTCCAACCCTGGTCTTTCAGGTACTTTACAGTGTGCTAGTCTGTGCCCCCAAACTAAATGGCCTCTGACTGCTGAGTTCATGTGGCTTGAGCCTGCTTTCTGAAGATGCCGGCTGTCACTTCTCAGCACTGTCAGGAGTCTCTA
This genomic interval carries:
- the CCND3 gene encoding G1/S-specific cyclin-D3; translated protein: MELLCCEGTRHAPRAGPDPRLLGDQRVLQSLLRLEERYVPRASYFQCVQREIKPHMRKMLAYWMLEVCEEQRCEEEVFPLAMNYLDRYLSCVPTRKAQLQLLGAVCMLLASKLRETTPLTIEKLCIYTDHSVSPRQLRDWEVLVLGKLKWDLAAVIAHDFLALILHRLSLPRDRQALVKKHAQTFLALCATDYTFAMYPPSMIATGSIGAAVQGLGACSTSGDELTELLAGITGTEVDCLRACQEQIEAALRESLREAAQTSPSPAPKAPRGSSSQGPSQTSTPTDVTAIHL
- the BYSL gene encoding bystin, producing MPKFKAARGAGGQEKHAPLAEQILAGDAVRTGAREKRRGRGTREEEEEYVGPRLTRRILQQARQQQEELEAEHGTGDRPSAPRERTTRLGPGVPQDGSDDEDEEWPTLEKAATMTGAGHHAEVIVDPEDERAMEMFMNKNPPARRTLADIIMEKLTEKQTEVETVMSEVSGFPMPQLDPRVLEVYRGVREVLSKYRSGKLPKAFKIIPALSNWEQILYVTEPEAWTAAAMYQATRIFASNLKERMAQRFYNLVLLPRVRDDIAEYKRLNFHLYMALKKALFKPGAWFKGILIPLCESGTCTLREAIIVGSIITKCSIPVLHSSAAMLKIAEMEYSGANSIFLRLLLDKKYALPYRVLDALVFHFLGFRTEKRELPVLWHQCLLTLVQRYKADLATEQKEALLELLRLQPHPQLSPEIRRELQSAVPRDVEDVPVTME